The genomic DNA GCCGAAATCATAATTACAATACCGCCAATCATCATAATCTTTGATCCTAACCGATGTGTTTTTCTCCACACTTCCTCACTACTTAACGTCCACGGGGTTTTAATACCTATGAAGAAATTTGGTTTACATTGCTGCATATAATTGCCTAGTACAACAAAGAGGATACCGACAATTATGTTCACAACAATTCCAATTGGAACGTTATATCCTAAAGCATTTGCTAGTGTCATCATATTAATAGTAAATAAGAAAAATAAAATTGATCCATTTATCCTTCCAAGTGCTTTAGGAAATTTTTTATAGTTATCGTACTTCGGATCTATCTTAGGTAATACAGTCACTACTGCATATATAAAAACCATAATTGCTACATCAAAAATCATCATTCCCATTTTTGACATATGCCCATCTACTTCGCCATCAATGTTCCAATGACTCGGAACTTCTCCCGGTAAATACGGCCACGCGATACTCCATGCAATAATCGTTAAAGCAATTAACAGTAACGGAAATATATGCTTTCTCATTTCCCCTCTTCCCCCTTATTCGTAAACGTAAACACCCAAGTCAATAAATCTTGAAAGACAGTTGTGTTTAAAGAGTACATAACGAATTGACCTTTCTTTTCATCTTGAATAAGTTCAGCATTTTTAAGTGCGTTTAAGTGGTGTGAAATACTTGGTTTTGTCATATCGAAATGTTCAGCGATCTCACCAGCGGTTAGATCACCTTCTTTTAATAAGTCTAAAATTTTTCGCCTTGTTGGATCTGCTAATGCTTTGAATGCTTGATTCAATGTCTTTCTTCCTTTCGATAATTAGACATTTAGATATTTATCTAAATGTTAAACCAATTACCGTTATTTGTAAATTGTATCCAGCGCCCTTTTTACTTTTTTCGCTTTTGCCCTATACTGTTTATTAGCTTATCTTTCAACATAATGAAAAGACTTGAAACACATGATACACTATATCTACAATTGTTTTTTTAGGAGGAATATACATATGTACAAAATTTTAATCGTTGAAGACGATCCAAATATTTCATCATTACTACAATCTCACATTCAAAAGTACGGTTACGACGCTGTTGTTACTGAAAACTTTGATGATATTATGGAATCGTTTAATGCAGTGAAACCACATCTTGTTTTACTTGATGTAAACTTACCGAAATTCGATGGATTCTACTGGTGCCGTCAAATTCGTCATGAATCTACTTGTCCAATTATTTTCATTTCAGCGCGTGCAGGTGAGATGGAACAAATTATGGCGATTGAAAGCGGTGCGGATGATTATATTACAAAACCGTTCCACTACGACGTTGTAATGGCGAAAATTAAAGGTCAATTACGTCGTATTTACGGTGATTATGCCCCAAATATTTCTGAACGTATCGTTGAAGTAGAAGGTTTAAAACTATTCCCAGAACGTCCAGAAATTCATTTTGGATCTGAGCAAGTTCTTTTAACGAAGAAAGAAGCTATTTTAGCAGAAATGTTATTATCTAAATTCCCTCGTACGGCGAGCCGTGAAGATTTACTAGCTGCTCTATGGGATGACGAGAGCTTCGTTGAAGAAAACACATTAAACGTAAACATTACGCGTC from Bacillus basilensis includes the following:
- a CDS encoding SdpI family protein, encoding MRKHIFPLLLIALTIIAWSIAWPYLPGEVPSHWNIDGEVDGHMSKMGMMIFDVAIMVFIYAVVTVLPKIDPKYDNYKKFPKALGRINGSILFFLFTINMMTLANALGYNVPIGIVVNIIVGILFVVLGNYMQQCKPNFFIGIKTPWTLSSEEVWRKTHRLGSKIMMIGGIVIMISAFLPGMWKMISLLSVVAVLVVGTMGYSYVVYKKELKM
- a CDS encoding autorepressor SdpR family transcription factor — translated: MNQAFKALADPTRRKILDLLKEGDLTAGEIAEHFDMTKPSISHHLNALKNAELIQDEKKGQFVMYSLNTTVFQDLLTWVFTFTNKGEEGK
- a CDS encoding response regulator transcription factor, producing MYKILIVEDDPNISSLLQSHIQKYGYDAVVTENFDDIMESFNAVKPHLVLLDVNLPKFDGFYWCRQIRHESTCPIIFISARAGEMEQIMAIESGADDYITKPFHYDVVMAKIKGQLRRIYGDYAPNISERIVEVEGLKLFPERPEIHFGSEQVLLTKKEAILAEMLLSKFPRTASREDLLAALWDDESFVEENTLNVNITRLRKKFNELGIENAIETVRGLGYRFNATWSE